ATCTGTTCTGAGTTCTCTATGCAAACTTTCCACatcttttgtttctatttttatttaaacaaaattccTGTCCCAGTTTTTCTGTCAGCACTCCCTGCTACAACTGTACATAATCACTATCTCTCCTTCAGCTATTTTGGCAACAGATCTTTAGTCTGAAAAACTCACTAAGGACAAGTAACTTGGCTTTCAACATGCCTCATTGTTTTGGCAATCAGTAAATGTCTTTTCAGGAGCCAAAGCTGTTCCTTTCACTTCAGTGCAGAGTCAGCACGCCAGACTAGAGCCGTCATTAATGAAAGGACAGTCTGTTTAATGTATAGAGAGGGCATGCAGCACTTCTAAGAGAGTATTAGAGGTGTGTAAATATTTAAGCAGCCCAGGTCTGCATATCGTTACTTGCACAGAAACTAATGGGAATGAGACTGTGCTCTCTATAAGCAGCTCAGAACAGTTGCTAGAAACGTTATTCTATTAAGTTGAGGCAGTTCACTTTGACATTccagtatttactcacccttgtgatatttcaaacatttagcagaatgtccaatctgctctttttcatacaatgaaagcaaAAGGGAGATGTTGAACTccaaaacatgacaaaaagcacaataaaagtagtCTAGACATTTTTTGCACTATAttccatgtcttctgaagccattcagTAGGTTTGTGTAAAGAACAGACAAAAACATATCAtcattatttgctaaaaaaaaaaaaaaaatactgaaataaggCACGTCAAGACTAGTTACACCAAGTTTGCCATCAACAATGAGACTTGCAAGAACAAATGACATCTGACATCAAACCTGGGTTTTTATGCATCGTATTTTACTGTGAATTTTTAGGCTGTGACAGTCTCATCCTTCAAtttcattgtataaaaaagaGCAGCCAGGACTTTTACTTtgggttccacagaagaaataaattaagatgggtttggaatggcattcattcatttaaactcCTCACAGAGAGCACAAATATCCATTACTAAGGCTTCATCTTCAAGCGTTAATTTCCCCTGCTGTATATCATTGCCTTGTGTACTTAACAACAAGCTGCTCTTGCTGTCGTGTTTGTTTCAACCAAAATCAGCCTCCAGAGTACAGATGAAAGGGGCCAGAAGTAGAGTATAGATTATGGGCCATCTGTGGGACTCAAAATCAATCTCATttggtctgcatttaacccttAGGACCGAAAACTGTGAGAAGCTTAAACGCACTCTCATCGTAAAGCTGTTTATGTCTGTTTAATCTTGGCAGAAACTTTTATACTCACAAAGACCTGGTTCCCTAAAAGGTTCTCTTATTCAAgctatttaataatgtataactAGACAAACATTCTCATATAGCAGTCATTTCAAACAATCATCAATCAATGCAAAAAGAACATTGCTCATGTCAAAAACAGTACAATATCTTAACCACAGTTAAGTATCTTGCATGCTGTCCTGCATTCCCAGTGTACCATAAAGCATATAATGTAGCTACTACAATCATAGTCTTTGTTCTAACACAATTACCTGCTTTTTTCCAATCACATGACAAAGTACTTGGTAATTTCATCAAAATTTACATTGAGCATGGAGTCCATTAACACCAGCTTTAGGAAACAGAGCGGCTGCTGAGGTACAGCCAAGTGGTTTACATTATACTGCTGCATGAGCAATTTTCCGTTACTTCCAAAATCCgatatggaagcttatttctgccacgaaaaaaaagacaaaaaagaactGTAATTGTACCTTTTTctcaaaaatgtgactttttttgtgACAATTCTGCATATCTCTGACTcagttctgagtttgtatctcaaaattctgactcttttctcagaattgagacaTGAACTCGCAATTGCTAGAAAAAAAGCTTATTTgcgccaatgaaaaaaaaaaattctttcaattctgacttttttatatttgagtttatatctcacaattaagacTTGCTTCAACAATTCtacattttttctcagaatttgtctcgcaattccatttttttcccccagaattaTAAGATATGATCTCACAATTGccagaaaaaagacagaattttgaGAATTATTACAAGCTTGTTTCCAccaataaattttatttttaattcttgcaaTTACaagcttatatctcacaattttctacaaagaattgcaagtttatatataaggattgtaagatataaacttagaattgcaagtttatatataaggattgtaagatataaacttagaattgcaagaaaaaaaaacagaattgtgagctaaaaagtcacaattgtttttttttgtttctttttttaattctgggGCAGAAATAAATGTCATTAATCTGAAGACTTTGCATGTACACAAGAGAAAGGTCTTTTCTGCAAGTCACTTTAACTTCTACACACAGGCAATAGTTTAATGTCTCTGTCGTAGAtaataaaatgtcttattttaaattaatttattttattatgtagcAGTATAATTACCatgcagagaaaacaaacagTTGATTTAATCACCTTGATTTGATTTATCTTGCAATAATGACAAGATGACTATACATGATCCCTTACAGTTAATAATTAAACTTTAAggttacaatataatattaatagcatatttttaaagttacattttgttTCCATCACTGCCCTGAAAAAAACACTGGTCATTGTTCACCTGTTGTAGGATACAAATATTAAACCGACAGACATTAGCACCACTTGCTGGTTACAGGTGGTAAGTGACAACATTCTGAGGCAATCCATCCAAGGATTTTATTCACTAAAACAAGGTGTTACAGAAAATCTGAAGAAGTTCCAGATGTTTGCTCAAAACAGACTCCTCTGATAGATAGTTTGCTCTCTGCTGTTTGAAATACAGTAGATTATCcatattatcatttaatttatgtaaCACAACATGTCAGTGCAACTAAAAGCAGATGCTTTGACCATTTATCTCAGATGTAAGAATCTACAGATGTGGTCATTTCCGTATGACTGCCTGTAGATGCTGCAGCTGAGCCAGGTTCATGCTGCCGCCCCCACACACAATCATTACCAGCAAGTCGAGCGGTTAAGGAAGGCGTCCCTCTTCCTGTAGCCTCTGGATGACACCGCTGTACACTGCAGCCAATGATGCTCCGCAGGCCAACTCCACCAACACTCGTTCCTCATCtgcatacagtatacagtaatcgaCTGCAAAGCAAGCTTTGTTGTTACTGAGCGGTTTGATCGCCTTAATCATATCAATGAACTTACCCAGGAACAGTTCCACTGCCTCCAGGGCCTGCAGATCTGTCACCACCTCTGAAATGACATTGGGCCGTTTGTTGTACTCAAACACTTGCTGGCATGCTGTTTTTGCTCCCAAACATGTTGCTTCACTAGCAAGCAGTGGTTTACAGAAACATTTAGAtgttcaaacaaaaaaatgtgccaATTGTTCATGAATTTTAGATGATTTCTTAATTTGTACCTTGTAATGTCAGGCAGCGTAACCAGATCTCTGGCTTTCTGGCTTACAATCTGCACCCATGGTCTCCATAAACAGGACAGGCACATCTCCCCAGCCCACCTCATCCAGCCCTTCCACTATCCCCCTATGGACACCACTATAGCTCCAGGTTTGGATGGCAATGAGGCCTTGAGCTCATGCACAATGCTGGAATGACCTTTCCTAAGAATTTTTTTAACAGCTTGTCATTCTTGTGAAgtccaaaatcatgaaaaaaaaataaaataaggttgtaCATGATCAAATCCCTTgagttcatttattaaaaatgctatatttacAAACTCACCAGACTAGTGGACGGCTGAACGGGTGTATTACAGTAAGACCTTCTCTTTCAGCCAAACATAGGGCCTCAGCATTTGCATCATCCCATATCTACAACACCAGATAAAGATCTGTCATGTATATGATTTAGACCTGGATAAGATAACGCAACTGCGTCATATTTAGAATAAAGGCATTTAAGATAACTGTGGTGGTACTTTGGCCCACAACTTTAACCATAGCTCCCTGGTCCTAAAGTTTCTGAGCTAACAGTTTGGGCGTTAATGAGGGCAAAGCAATGGTGGCTGGCAGCTTGAGTTTTCTTGCTGCATATGTTGTGGCCATACCAGCATTACCACCTataacacacagagacagagaaaatgtttattttctaaagGGCACCAGGGCCAAAAGTGCCTGTAGTTAAGAAACACCCGTATACAAATGGAAATACAATTAAAAGTTTACCATTTCACTCACCTGAAGAACAAATGAGACTTTTTGACTTGTTTGAAATTGCAACCTTATAAAGGAATAAAATCCTTTGAATGTTAGAGTAATGTGCAATCGTTCCTTTAATGAGCGCTAGAGGGCAGTGCGAACGCTCATATACTGAACTGGCCGTAAACGTTTGTCTTGTTAAAACTTGATTCaataattgataaaaatatatgATCCATTCTAATTTTGAAATGCAACGTCACGTGTTATAACATTTAAGAGCTATATAATTAtggtttttcattcattcaattttttgACACGTATCCTATTTCAGGGATTTTTAAGGAACCGCTGGGTTGCGAgcttatcatactagatacatttgaaagttctgttataatgctactctgtgtgcggtcgtcaccggtctatttaaacgcacaacatattaaagaatctttggtgtttccatatgattgctacaaaacaaaaccggaaatcgaggggttatgacgtaattggcaggcgacacaaatGGACTATGGACACTGTCCGTGTCACTAGATAAAATTGCTTATTtgtctggatttaaacattcttcgaaacatttgggataatgtaagtacacaagtcagctaaatatataacactgttctagtggtttttgaatatttttattaaaaaaaaaagtacatattgtgcctttaagtctTAGGCAATCATATTcagtttaaacataaaatatacagacGTCCACTCACCTATTGCGTCGCGGTGTCATATGCCTCTCTAGAAGGAGTATTTCATGGAAGTTCAAAgttcatttaatgaaaataaagtaacTAAGCGCTAATGAACTAATGTCCAAGACCTTTACACAAAACATGACAGATTGCAAAATTATGTAATGTAGGTTAAACTATGGGAAGTTACCTATTAATGAGACAAAGTATGCAATGATATCCTGAAAGTGAAAAACTTCTAAATAAAAGACAGGATAAAACTCATATTAAATACCATATGGACATTTTTATTAACCTACACAACTATTGCTAACAGCTTGCTAATTGTTTTTACTTCTAAAGTTATAAGCATTTCTTTTCAAGCTAAATAAgcaattaagttaaataaaacaagttcattaatacagtaaaacacattcaaacactTCAGTAATATTATGTAATGAACTTCACAACAACTGGTGCCTTGTTGTgaatattgtgaatttaagtgatattgtatttatttatttttcaagactGAAAccccaaattaatttttaatctgtGCAATACACAGCATCACCCATACTCCTTTACCGAACATAGATAGTGAAAAATCCAGTCAATACAACAAGTGACTTTGTCCCAATATGGAAATTTTATTGTGCACATATACATGACATGCTGCATAAATGGCTCTTGCATGGCAGCACAAACACTAGGCAGATCCTGCCGGTTTTGACAGCCATATAAGCCTATGTcaagctattaaaaaaattatttcaattaaataaacaacCCTTAAAAAGGGAAAAGATTGTGTagcataaaataatacaataaaaataaagcctgACTTAAATTAAGCATAGGAATATAGGTTTTATGTGATATGTTGTCAGTATCCCCCGGTTGATGGAAATCAGCCACTGCATTAGTTTTTATGGCATCAGTTTTCTTTCTGAATCCTTTTAAAACTCAATTCCTCATAGACAACTATACAATTTCACCTCCTCAAGCCACATAATCCTCCACACACATACATTTCCAGACAAGTCCACTTCCTTATTATCCATCAGTAGCTTGACCAACCTCAAGGCCTCTTCTAAACACTTTCTAGCACCTTCCTTCCTTTTCCCTGAATCAGCAACTTCCTAACTGTGGGAAATGAAACATCAGTCCCTTCGGTTTCCTTTTTGCTTGAGCACAAAACACTGGAATCCAAGATCGCATAATTTGTCACCAACTCTTATTCTCACATCCACACCCCATTCTGACAGTCACATCCCACTCTgaaacactcacacacgcacatatactcAGGAGGTTTGCACTGTGGATGAGGACAGAAAAGCTAACATTTTCCTCAACAGAGATATGGGTGAGAGGGACACTGCAAAAACAACACATCATAGTGACGATTAAAATCTGGGATGCAAATAGAAGACCACTGAATTCCCCACTGTTGGGTAAATCCATCTTGTCTGACACCAGACATGCGCCATCATCTTGCCACCCTTGTGGGCTCTGTGTTGTGGTCACGGGCCACGGCAAAGACATGGCAGAGCGCCATCCCGCAGCTTCATGCCAAGTGCTGTTACAGGAGCTTGCGATGTCTCTTCTGGCCACTTATGCCAAGGAACGTTGCCTGGGTTTGATCCTTGGGTACAGCTAGAGTGACAAGAGATTTGATTTTTTCCTCACTTTATAACTTAAATTTGAACAAAAGTATTTTAATGCACAACAGTggcattcaaaaataaatgtgtgccTATACAGATATCCTACCCCTAACAAGTTGCGTGGTACGTAGCCCTCTTTTTCATCAAGTCTGGCCCACCACCACTCCGTCTCGCTGTCATCCCTACGGCTCATGACGGTGAGAGCATCGCCCTCATAGAAGGACAGCTCATCTGCACTCTGAGTTTCATAGTCCCACAGGGCATATACCGTCCCTTTATTCATTACACCCAGTTTCTCCTGAACACCTGGAGGGGAAACAAAGAAGAGTAGGCTTTCAAAATCATTTACAGCCACTATTCTAGAAACACACccttaacaattaaaataacaccAGTGATTGCTATAGATATTACCATATAGAAACTGAGAACACTGGACATAACCCTCCTCCATCTCTTCGCACTTGTCTGCTGCCGTCTCCACGTCACTGATAGTAGTGGCAAAAATGGCAGCTCCAGACTCCACCAGCAACTTGCAAAGATGAACATTATTGCATGAAGCTGCACAGTGCAGGGGCGTCCTGATCACAAGTGAGAAAGTGTAAGCATCTGCAACCATCACTTGATAAGTAAGAATTGGTGTTTGTATATAAAATGACGGTTATTCCCTATGCAGACAAATATTAAGAGATAAACCATCAGGCCTCACCATCCATCACTATCTGCTGCGTTGACGTTGACCCCAAAGTCCAGCAAGAATTTCACAATATGGTGATGACCTGCACATACTGCATTATGGAGAGGCGTGATACCTTCATCATTTGGAGTGCTAGGATTGTCCACCTGAGGATGGGTCAAACAAACAAGTTGATGTGGAAACAGTTGACAACCTCCTACTGAGTCCAGTTCAAGCATAGAAAGTAAGTGTAAAGGGTGTATGGCAGCTGAATTGTACCTCATAAATAATCCTTTGTACCAAATCAAACTCTCCCTCCAAAGATGCATCCAAAAGCAGTGCAAGAGGATTGAACTTGACCCTCAAGCCATGACCTGTCCTCTCAGAGCCTGGCTTCTTCAAGTTGGTGCGCTTGAGCTGAAATGTGAAAAATTCAATTAGTTTTCATAATTTGAAgaatatgaatattcatattttgaagaaaatgtcttttgagaaaaaaagtcaaataatgaATACATTCCTATGCATAGATAAACAAACAGTACTGTCTAGATGACAAACTAGTTCTGCTACCAAGATTAGGATTAAGGATTGCTTCAGGACTCTTTACATGAATTTTGCTTGCAAATCTCACAAGACTTTTTGCAGAATAAGGGGTTACATCTAGACATAACCCTATCCAACAAGCTAGTGCCAACTCACTGTAGATACACCAGGAGGAGTGCATGGGTGTGCTGTGGTGTCCTGCTCTGCGGGGGAATAAGGTTCTGGTACTGAGTTAGGTTCTGTGTCTGTAACATTTGTGTGGTTGTTGTTATGATTGTCCTCATGGGTCTCCTTAAGAGAATGGCCTGAGGCATCAGCAGACTGGGCACCTCCTGAGTCACTAGATAGATGTGTCGGCTGGTTCTCATTATCATCAGCTGTTGGTGACACAGAAGAAACTGGAGGAGGGATTGGGATTTCTGGCTCTGTTGAAGGTTCAGCTAAGATGCTTGACTCCATCAGGTTCCCATTGGCAGTGTCCACATTGCCCAGGGTTGTGGCCATGTAGTTCACAGGAATGTCAGGCTGGTAGAAGGGTGTACCAACCACTCCACTCTCAATGCCTCCTGCAAGGGTGTTGAAGCGCTGATATAGGAGCTTCTGGATGTTAGGTCCACTGGGTCCTTCAGGTTCTGTGATGGAGCTTCGCTTCTTTAAAGGTCGGGGAGCATTGGCTAATTTCCTTCTCAGCACCTCCAGGTCAATGTCACTTTGGTAACGGAGAGGGGAGTGGGCCACAGGGGTCAGTTTAGTGGGACTGAGAGGGCGAGGGATGTTCTCCACACTGGGTGGAGGTAAGGGAGTGCTTTCTTGGGCCGCCTCTCTGTCGACCTCATCTGTGGAGGACTGCTGGTAAGGTGGAACTGGAGAAGGAGAAGTGGAGCCTGGTAGGACTGGTTTTCCGTATACTGGAGGCCAATGAAGAAAAGCAAATTCAAAAGAAGGGAACATGCATAATCAAAGCTAATTTCCATACCTATGTCTGGAACCAATGCAACAAATTTGTACCTGCTTTAACTgcagctctgctgctgctggagtAGTTTTTGGCTGTAGGCTGCTGCAGATACATATTGTAGATTGAGCTGGAGTTCATAGTGGCAGGGCCCTTCCTTGGAGACTGGGGCCGGGACCCCCTGTCCGGAATAAAAGGACGTACTGCCACAGCAAGAGGAGGCTCTGTCCTTTCACCCTGAGGGAATAGAGCTGACCCAGACTGAGGTGTAGGACTGGGAGGCACTGTTATCCGCTGTTGGATCTGCTGTGAAGAGGAACCAGAGGCAGGAGGTGTTCTCTGCCAGCCCAAGGTGCCAGGAGCAGAGCGGGGTAAAGAGCTGGTGGCACAGACTGTGGAGTGATGGCCTGCACTGGGATAGGTTCCATAGATGGGTGGAGGCTGCTTAGACAATGCTGTTACTGTCCCTAACAGCTTAGGGGCTTCCTGAAAAGAGACAAAAGCATGAAGAAGACTAAAAAATGTCTTTCACAAAAACACTTGTGCTTAAGCACTAAGGAGACTGTTTAATCTCACCTTGTCTGAGGTACCCATCTTGCTGGTATTATCTTGACTTGTGTCCTTCAAGTCTGGAGGTTTTAGAGGAGCCCTATTATTGTTGAAGGATGGCCAGAATGCATCATTAGCTGTAGGAAGAGCAGAAGTATGAGTTAGATGGAAAGAGACAAAGACATATATGCTCTTTCTCCTGTCAGCCTCATTATGACACAGACTGACCTGCTCAATGGGTCATTAAAGCAGGAGATGAGTCTCAAATGGGACTACACTCACATCTCTGACCCCTGTGACAACAGGACACTTCTAATCAGAGGTTTGAGTGGAGTATATTTTTGTCCTGTCCTCTACACAGACCCAGCTCTGTTTGGGTTAAATGGATTACTAAGCCTATGTGTCCAAGTCCACTGCTCTGCTTGAGCGATGACGCATGTTTATCCCATTCATCTGACAGACATGCCATAAAACTCACTAGCAAGTCGACTGCCAAGTCCCACAAAGAAAAAATGCAGTGAAGTAAAGGATCAAACTATATCAAATATGGGGTTTTCTTCTCTCTAAATAGGTCAAATTCTTCTAGTAATTAAATAAGCAAAAGGATAAATGCAATCTTTTGTTATGTATTCGTAAGGCCAGCCTTACATCTTCAggaatactaaaataaacattaagtaaTTGCTACTTTTTTCCACCAGTTCAGTTCAGGGTTTTAGTTCAGGATCCTGTGGATCCAACTTCAGTGACTACTAGGATATGGTAAGTGTACTGCTTTTTAAGATGAATAATGGGTGGGGTTTAAATTTTATGCACTTGGTTTGTCAGTATCCATGAGGTAAGACATTATGTATAGTACTTACCTCATCGGTACTGACAGACTAAGTGCAAGCTAGTGTAGATTGATTATCtcagtgtgtgtttaaaaaataatgatcaaATCAATTCacaatttctttatatattatttagctacaactgaaaatgaaacatgctttttaaactgattttaaacatCTTATTAAGGCAAACACAAGAAAATGTCTGTGTTGTAAATAGAAGTCCAACCCTGTTTTATGCATTCTGATCAAAAATTTCTTCTTGATATCATGCCCAAAAACTCACTAGAAGTACAGTCGAAGTCTGTGGGGGCCTCTGGCCCCTCTCTAGGCTCTGAGGATGGCACCAGAGGGTCCACTATGATGTCTAAGTCTGAGACCTTCCATTGGCCTGCAGGCATCCTCACCCTCTCTTCCTCTGTCCCGCCGCCCCCACATATGTGACACACAAGCATGACAAACGAATAGGGGGAGGAGAGGAAAAGGTGACAGACATGAGAAAATGGAAATGCATGTTAGCAataaaggctgaaaaaaaaaagatgttttagtGTGACGTTAATGAGAATATCTGAAAAAAGATATGATTCAAAACTTGGTGTTTAGCAGCTGCCCCTTTTAGATGGAAAGTGATACTTCATAACATGACATCAGGAAAATGAGAGAAGCATAGAAAGAAATCTGATctgagctgaatgaatgattttaCAGCAGTGGTGAGAAAAGATACATTTTAAGAGACGGCTTTCTGCTCTTGAGTGATAGATATACACAGCCTTCAAGAAGTTGAAGACACAAACATAATGATATGATACATCTTTCATCATTTATGTAGTAGTATCTTCCTGAATGGGGTCATGAACCTTGTAAACTCATTTGATGCTCATCATTTTTACCACATAGAGCttttatatgaatgttttctgtgtgagAGTACCAAGAGTGTTGTCGATGATGTATTTTTTTGACAAATCTCTAGaattactgtagtatttttattaCAGTCCTGGGAAGCAGCAAATGCAAAAGTTAAACGGTGTCAAGGAATAGGAGAAAAGACTGACCTGACTTGGAGCGATCATGGTTGACTGTAGCAGAGGTGGAGAGAGTCTGTGGCTTCAGGGGATCAGGCGATAAACTGTAGCCTCCTTCCTGTCGCCTGGGCACTGGTACCTGGATGTAGGGACAAACTGCTGCCACTCGCCCGGAACTGCCTGGGGTGGGCTGAGGGGAGGGAGGACCACTCATTCGGCCAAGCTGGAGAAAAGAAGATTGGTTAATCAAACAGATAACTTTGCAAGGCTGGTCAATATGGTTGACTAGTTTTTACACctaaaatatttatcatatatatcaACAAATATCCTTGAATGCAATTTTGTATGCATCTGGGGGGTCAAACTCTTTGTTTTGAAATTCTTTGTGCTTAAACTGCAGGGTTTAACCAATTAAagggtatttttaaaaatgaagcaaTGATTTACAATGCAGCTTAATGTAATATCACAGATGTGTGGCAATACAATTGTAGGCTATTTCACTTGCCTCTGCTTTTTTCTTGTAGAGACGCTCTCTAAGGTCCCCAATACGCTTGTCCATCATGGTCACCTCCATGTTTCGCTTGTTAAGCATATCTTTGTGTTGCTGTAGCTTGCTGTTCTGTTCCTGATTTAGCTTATTTCGGATCTAAATGTTAATACAGACATACATGTGTCATACACATGCATACAGAACTGATGATTTTGTTactgcatttgaatattttaccATCTCATCAAATGTCACATGTTTATGCAACTAATATCTTTGGAGTTTGAAAACAGGCTTGATAATCTGAATATTGTATGCAGTATCACTGTGGGGCGCAAAATGTACCACAAACAACTTAAGAGAGGATTGAGGAAAGAATAAACAAGTGTGGCAAAACAGGAAAGCGCATTAAAATCAAAGTCTTTCAAAAATTCACTGGGGAATGAAATAGTTTTGATGATCAAACAGCGTTAATGGATTAAAAGAAAGTTTATTTCCTATTGTTTCCCAAGTGAGAACCATATATTTAAGATAcactgaacaattttttttctgatctgaCTGTGGCTAGTTTTTGGTCATTAGATTTGTCATGAGTTGACTGAAACTGAACAAATCCGACCAAtggtctctttctttctttattcaaaaAAGTTCTGTACTGTAGTCTCTGTACAGTAAGAAGagaaaactgacatttaaatttgtagtttttttttttagctctgtcTAAACACAAAATACCTACCTGCAGTTCCTGGTAGAGTTTACGTAGTTCCAGTGTAGCATTGCTGGTCACCAGTCCCCCCAGAGGCTGCAGTCCATTGAGACATCCCCGTCGCAGATCGTCTAACTGCTGCGTGAGCTGGTCCACCTTTAGCATGGCTGACTGCAGCTCTGCCTGCTTTTCCTGGAACAGGCTGCTAACATGCTCAATTTCTGCAGCTGAATGACACACATGAAGCATTCCGATTATAAAAATACTATCTTTGTGTGCAAATGGATGCACAATTGTTGATACGCTTCATATACATGTTAGTATCTGGATTTTTCAAGTGGGTGTGTGTTCGCGCAAGTGTGTAGGAGTGAGGTTCAGTGCAAATTGCTGCTTGGTCAGATGTCCACTCCCCAAGTCCACATGTCATAAGACAAATTCTAAATAGAGAGGAATGGTATTGTGATCTTTGTTTTTATCTCATGAATGTCATGAGGGGGGGAAATCTACTACGGGCTCTTCCACACCCCAACCAGAACTCCCCGTTTTAAAGTTCAGAGATGCTCCTTCCGACTGATCCACTGCCAGAAACGCATATGGAATGGATGGCAAAAGCAACTGGAGCAAGGGATGAAATTCCACTATGTGGTCTAACAATAGTAAAAACTGTTAGCTTCAGACCTAGCAGTTCAATTTCTTTAGAGGAACATTTTTGTTCACAGTTTCCTTGAAATGGTATTATTAACGTATTACAGGGACAATCACCCGGAGAATGatacttgctcaagggcacaatagTGATGGCTTGTGACTCGATACTTGTGAGGTCTGAATGAGCAACTTTCCTGAATCCTACCCTGagacttaaagtcaacatgaattgaCCGAACATTTGACCGATTTTGTTTTCTATTGTGATGTATATCCGAATGAAACAGCTTCTCAAACAAGTAAAAAATGTAGGCTTGATTTTGATTATGACTTGATTTTGTCCACTGTGAATTGATAGGATCACTGTCATTTGGAAATTGCCGCGATCATTTGATTGATCAAGTTGATGGAGGGAAGGGGTTCAAATTGTTTGGCCGTTGGACCAACTTTTTGCCCAGCCCTCGTGCCAAAATATACTTAATGAGAGAAGAGATGGGTTAGGGGAcgttcaattttgatttcatgttgacttatcACATATCAGATACTTCAGTTAAAAATAGATATTGTACTTGGTATTATAGTCAatcatccaaa
The sequence above is drawn from the Cyprinus carpio isolate SPL01 chromosome A17, ASM1834038v1, whole genome shotgun sequence genome and encodes:
- the LOC109069192 gene encoding apoptosis-stimulating of p53 protein 1-like isoform X2, whose amino-acid sequence is MRRFISMVLRSLVSTSKARPWLQKRARVQGKEDQKLKVPHGATKMILTVFLSDNQQLLTEVPITPETLCKDVVEFCKEAGESGCHLAEVWRGKERAIPFDQLMFEHLQKWGQMRQEVKFYLRHEESPIANVSQGSQTSEQADKKRKGNSDKPCENGVGNPRVELTLSELQEMAMRQQQQIETQQQMLIAKLSTVRSEEQRLRYLKQRDPRQGQSVSESEKLQRLRERVESQEAKLKKVRAMRGQVDYSKLINGNLSAEIEHVSSLFQEKQAELQSAMLKVDQLTQQLDDLRRGCLNGLQPLGGLVTSNATLELRKLYQELQIRNKLNQEQNSKLQQHKDMLNKRNMEVTMMDKRIGDLRERLYKKKAELGRMSGPPSPQPTPGSSGRVAAVCPYIQVPVPRRQEGGYSLSPDPLKPQTLSTSATVNHDRSKSEEERVRMPAGQWKVSDLDIIVDPLVPSSEPREGPEAPTDFDCTSTNDAFWPSFNNNRAPLKPPDLKDTSQDNTSKMGTSDKEAPKLLGTVTALSKQPPPIYGTYPSAGHHSTVCATSSLPRSAPGTLGWQRTPPASGSSSQQIQQRITVPPSPTPQSGSALFPQGERTEPPLAVAVRPFIPDRGSRPQSPRKGPATMNSSSIYNMYLQQPTAKNYSSSSRAAVKAVYGKPVLPGSTSPSPVPPYQQSSTDEVDREAAQESTPLPPPSVENIPRPLSPTKLTPVAHSPLRYQSDIDLEVLRRKLANAPRPLKKRSSITEPEGPSGPNIQKLLYQRFNTLAGGIESGVVGTPFYQPDIPVNYMATTLGNVDTANGNLMESSILAEPSTEPEIPIPPPVSSVSPTADDNENQPTHLSSDSGGAQSADASGHSLKETHEDNHNNNHTNVTDTEPNSVPEPYSPAEQDTTAHPCTPPGVSTLKRTNLKKPGSERTGHGLRVKFNPLALLLDASLEGEFDLVQRIIYEVDNPSTPNDEGITPLHNAVCAGHHHIVKFLLDFGVNVNAADSDGWTPLHCAASCNNVHLCKLLVESGAAIFATTISDVETAADKCEEMEEGYVQCSQFLYGVQEKLGVMNKGTVYALWDYETQSADELSFYEGDALTVMSRRDDSETEWWWARLDEKEGYVPRNLLGLYPRIKPRQRSLA